The Zobellia alginiliquefaciens genome contains a region encoding:
- a CDS encoding SusD/RagB family nutrient-binding outer membrane lipoprotein, whose amino-acid sequence MKNKTKYIKYLSIIVSMLVFIGCDDFLDVNENPNDPSISTPDLTLPVAQQALVDINAEEMTYLGQFMTYNWSTPSNWSANQELIQYNIANTFFSNIFEESYLLVFKDLTFVENFGGDESDIDYSAYKAIATILKSFQYQYLVDLYGDIPFSEANLRAENPTPAYDDEEAVYTALIDNLTTAAVLALNVSADAENPGTQDIIYGGDMTHWAEFANTIKLRLLVRLSGTGQDAYIQEQLDLIAANGAGYITSNVSANPGYSDNEGKQSPFFGYIGRGPNNTTLDRNDFTVATDYILEYLTTNGDDRLNQLYSEAVNGGYKGAEQTTILPGSGFTSNDLSHVGPGLLVSSEQDQPLMLYSEGLLLQAEATVRGYLPGGDAAAKALYEAAIEESFEYLHVPPIDADATATPPVEAATTLERAQAYHSQPIKNVAWDSSTDKIEAIITQKWIALNGTSSIESWVELTRTGFPVGLPIPAESDGVRPVRLLYPDSEVGRNALNVPAQTKSDAFTNNPFWK is encoded by the coding sequence ATGAAAAATAAAACAAAATATATAAAATATCTAAGCATCATAGTTAGTATGCTGGTTTTTATAGGTTGTGATGATTTTTTGGATGTAAATGAAAACCCAAATGACCCATCTATATCTACTCCTGATTTAACTTTGCCAGTTGCTCAACAAGCACTAGTAGATATAAACGCGGAAGAAATGACTTACTTAGGGCAGTTTATGACTTATAATTGGTCAACACCATCAAATTGGTCCGCCAATCAAGAGTTGATTCAATATAATATAGCAAACACTTTTTTCAGTAATATTTTTGAAGAATCTTATTTACTGGTTTTCAAAGATTTAACTTTTGTTGAAAATTTCGGAGGAGACGAATCCGATATAGACTATTCTGCATATAAAGCAATAGCCACAATTCTTAAAAGTTTTCAATATCAATATTTAGTAGACTTATACGGCGATATTCCTTTTTCAGAAGCAAACCTGAGAGCGGAAAACCCAACTCCCGCCTATGACGATGAGGAAGCCGTTTACACTGCTTTAATTGATAATCTTACCACAGCTGCCGTGTTAGCCCTAAATGTTAGTGCTGATGCTGAAAACCCAGGGACTCAGGATATAATCTATGGAGGAGATATGACACACTGGGCAGAATTTGCAAATACAATTAAATTACGTTTATTGGTACGATTAAGCGGAACAGGTCAAGATGCTTACATTCAAGAGCAATTAGACTTAATAGCTGCAAATGGAGCTGGCTATATTACCAGTAACGTTAGTGCTAATCCTGGTTACTCTGATAACGAAGGCAAACAAAGCCCTTTCTTTGGTTATATAGGTAGAGGACCTAACAACACAACTCTTGACAGAAATGATTTTACCGTTGCGACAGATTACATCCTCGAATATTTAACCACAAATGGCGACGATAGATTAAATCAACTATATTCTGAAGCAGTTAATGGTGGTTACAAAGGAGCAGAACAAACTACAATCCTTCCTGGTTCTGGATTTACATCTAATGACTTGTCTCATGTAGGACCTGGATTATTAGTAAGTTCCGAACAAGACCAACCATTAATGCTGTACAGCGAAGGTTTATTACTTCAAGCAGAAGCTACCGTTAGAGGCTATTTGCCAGGTGGTGATGCCGCCGCAAAAGCATTATATGAAGCAGCTATAGAAGAGTCCTTTGAATACCTTCATGTACCACCCATAGATGCCGATGCTACTGCAACACCACCAGTAGAAGCCGCCACTACCCTCGAAAGAGCCCAAGCCTATCATTCTCAACCTATAAAAAATGTGGCCTGGGATTCATCCACTGATAAAATTGAAGCTATAATCACTCAAAAATGGATAGCACTAAACGGAACATCTTCAATTGAGTCTTGGGTTGAATTAACACGAACAGGATTTCCTGTTGGCCTACCTATTCCAGCTGAATCTGATGGCGTAAGACCTGTAAGATTATTATATCCCGATTCAGAGGTTGGAAGAAACGCTTTAAACGTTCCTGCTCAAACTAAAAGCGATGCATTTACGAACAATCCATTTTGGAAATAA
- the rlmB gene encoding 23S rRNA (guanosine(2251)-2'-O)-methyltransferase RlmB has protein sequence MDKTTQIYGIRAVIEAINANEPIDKVFVQKGLKGDLSRELEGLVRKNGINCSYVPIEKLNRLTQNNHQGVVANISPITFYELEELVESVIADKEAPLFLLLDQLSDVRNFGAIIRTAECTGVDGIIIQKKGAAPVTADTIKTSAGAAFNVPIAKVDHIKDAVYYLQASGISVVGATEKTDTSIYDVNFTGPSAIIMGSEDRGISPSTLKAADYLAKLPLLGEIESLNVSVACAVFLYEAVRQRTVVKA, from the coding sequence ATGGACAAAACAACTCAGATTTACGGTATACGCGCGGTCATAGAAGCTATAAATGCTAATGAACCTATTGACAAGGTATTTGTCCAGAAAGGCCTTAAAGGAGATTTATCACGTGAACTAGAAGGATTAGTTCGCAAAAATGGAATCAACTGTTCTTACGTACCTATTGAGAAACTGAACCGCTTAACACAGAATAATCATCAAGGCGTTGTTGCCAATATTTCTCCCATTACTTTTTATGAACTTGAAGAACTTGTTGAGAGCGTCATAGCTGACAAGGAAGCTCCTTTATTTCTACTTCTTGACCAACTTTCTGATGTTCGTAATTTTGGTGCGATTATAAGAACTGCAGAATGCACCGGAGTAGATGGTATTATTATACAGAAAAAAGGTGCTGCACCCGTTACTGCCGATACAATTAAAACATCCGCGGGAGCTGCTTTTAACGTCCCTATCGCAAAGGTAGACCATATTAAAGATGCTGTTTATTACCTTCAAGCAAGTGGAATAAGCGTTGTTGGCGCTACAGAAAAAACGGACACCTCAATATACGATGTTAATTTTACCGGGCCATCGGCAATAATCATGGGTTCTGAAGATAGGGGTATCTCCCCTTCTACCCTAAAAGCAGCAGATTATTTGGCAAAATTACCTTTGTTGGGTGAAATTGAATCTTTAAATGTTTCAGTTGCTTGTGCAGTCTTTCTATATGAAGCCGTTAGACAAAGAACGGTGGTCAAAGCTTAG
- a CDS encoding rhomboid family intramembrane serine protease, whose product MSENTYFKFTNSVIIVPLLAMLSIWTVYWVELRLRINLNEYGIYPQRVTGLKGIVLSPFIHGSLEHLYNNTIPLAVLSASLFYFYRSIALRVLLIGVLISGFFTWAVGRPSYHIGASSVIYLLASFIFFKGIFTKHYRLVALSLIVVFIYGSMLWYIFPVKDGISWEGHLGGFLAGLLLAFVLKAEMPPVKKYDWENEDYDEEADAFLRQFDENGNFIEKLPDKDIPEDTVQVNYHFKESKERDSLK is encoded by the coding sequence ATGTCCGAAAACACCTATTTTAAATTTACAAACAGCGTCATTATTGTGCCTTTATTGGCAATGCTCAGTATATGGACGGTGTATTGGGTGGAATTAAGGCTTAGAATCAATCTTAATGAATACGGTATATACCCACAACGAGTTACAGGCTTAAAAGGCATCGTATTGAGTCCTTTTATTCATGGTTCGCTAGAACACCTCTATAATAATACTATTCCGTTGGCCGTATTAAGCGCTTCGCTGTTCTATTTTTATCGAAGTATAGCACTACGTGTTCTGTTAATTGGTGTTCTAATTTCCGGTTTTTTTACTTGGGCAGTAGGTAGACCTTCATATCATATTGGAGCGAGTAGTGTTATTTATCTCTTGGCGAGTTTTATTTTTTTTAAAGGGATTTTCACCAAACATTATCGGTTGGTAGCTTTATCCCTAATTGTGGTTTTTATATATGGAAGTATGCTTTGGTATATTTTTCCGGTAAAAGATGGAATTTCTTGGGAAGGACATCTAGGAGGGTTTTTGGCAGGACTTTTACTGGCATTTGTGTTAAAAGCCGAAATGCCGCCGGTGAAAAAATACGATTGGGAAAATGAGGATTATGATGAAGAAGCTGATGCATTTCTTCGCCAATTTGATGAAAACGGTAATTTTATAGAAAAGCTACCGGACAAAGATATTCCTGAAGATACAGTCCAAGTCAATTATCACTTCAAGGAAAGTAAAGAAAGGGATTCTTTGAAGTAG
- a CDS encoding replication-associated recombination protein A, translating into MNEPLAERIRPKTLEDYISQSHLVGKEGSLTNQIKRGIIPSLILWGPPGTGKTTLANIIANESERPFYILSAINSGVKDIREVIDKAKKSGGLFTAKNPILFIDEIHRFSKSQQDSLLAAVEKGWVTLIGATTENPSFEVIPALLSRCQVYILNAFGKDDLENLLKRAIKEDKYLKSKKIDLKETEALMRLSGGDGRKLLNIFELVVNSETGDTVKITDELVLSKVQKNTVLYDKTGEQHYDIISAFIKSIRGGDPNGAVYWLARMIEGGEDIKFIARRLLISASEDIGLANPTALVIANNAFQAVTTIGYPEASIILSQCAVYLATSPKSNASYMAIKKAQQKVRETGDLSVPLPLRNAPTKLMKDLGYGAEYKYAHDYENNFVDAEFLPEELTGTPFYKPGNNSRENAIKEFLKNRWKGKYDH; encoded by the coding sequence ATGAACGAACCTCTAGCGGAACGCATTCGCCCAAAAACATTAGAAGATTATATAAGCCAAAGCCACTTGGTAGGTAAAGAAGGCTCACTAACAAACCAGATAAAACGGGGAATTATACCTTCCCTAATTCTTTGGGGGCCTCCCGGTACCGGTAAAACAACTTTGGCAAATATAATAGCTAATGAAAGTGAGCGCCCCTTTTATATCCTTAGTGCTATTAATAGTGGGGTTAAAGATATACGTGAGGTAATAGATAAGGCAAAAAAAAGTGGCGGTCTTTTTACGGCCAAAAACCCTATTCTATTTATTGATGAAATCCATCGTTTTAGCAAATCACAACAAGATTCACTTCTAGCGGCTGTTGAGAAGGGTTGGGTTACCTTAATCGGCGCCACTACAGAAAACCCAAGTTTTGAGGTAATCCCAGCTTTATTATCACGATGTCAGGTGTATATTTTAAACGCTTTTGGAAAAGATGATTTAGAAAATCTATTAAAAAGAGCAATCAAAGAGGACAAATACCTTAAATCAAAAAAAATAGACCTAAAAGAGACCGAAGCTCTTATGAGGCTATCTGGCGGTGACGGACGCAAACTCTTGAATATTTTTGAACTAGTTGTAAATTCCGAAACCGGAGACACCGTAAAAATAACAGATGAACTTGTACTGAGCAAAGTTCAAAAAAATACAGTTCTTTATGATAAAACTGGCGAACAGCACTATGACATCATATCAGCTTTTATAAAATCCATTCGAGGGGGCGACCCCAACGGTGCCGTGTATTGGCTTGCCAGAATGATTGAAGGCGGCGAGGATATAAAATTCATAGCCCGTAGGCTCCTTATTTCGGCCTCAGAAGATATTGGTCTTGCCAACCCTACGGCTCTGGTCATTGCCAATAATGCTTTTCAGGCGGTTACCACCATTGGGTACCCTGAAGCAAGTATAATTCTTAGCCAATGTGCCGTTTACTTGGCCACGTCACCAAAAAGTAATGCTAGCTATATGGCGATTAAAAAGGCACAGCAAAAAGTTAGGGAAACCGGTGACCTTTCCGTTCCTCTGCCCTTGCGAAACGCTCCTACTAAATTAATGAAAGATTTAGGCTATGGAGCCGAATATAAATATGCCCACGATTATGAAAATAACTTCGTAGATGCCGAATTTTTACCTGAAGAATTAACTGGCACACCGTTTTATAAACCCGGAAATAACTCCAGAGAAAATGCCATTAAAGAATTCCTAAAAAATAGGTGGAAAGGAAAATACGACCATTAA